The following are from one region of the Vulpes vulpes isolate BD-2025 chromosome 14, VulVul3, whole genome shotgun sequence genome:
- the CEP250 gene encoding centrosome-associated protein CEP250 isoform X2 codes for METGGPGLNNMKPQSLQLVLEEQVLALQQQMAENQAASWRKLKNSQEAQQRQATLVRKLQAKVLQYRTWCQELEKQLEATGGPTPQRWESVEEPDLEQLLVRLEEEQQRCESLAEVNTQLRLHMEKADMVNKALREDVENLTVDWSRARDELRRKESQWQMEQEFFKGYLKGEHGRLLGLWREVVTFRRHFLEMKSATDRDLTELKAEHVKLSGSLLTCCLRLTVGTQSRESDGSGRRDGSEPTQLLLLLTKTQELEKEAHERSQELIQLKSRGDLEKAELQDQVTELSALLIQARKQNEEYEKMLGALRETVEILETNHAELMEHEASLSKNAQEEKLSLQQVIRDITQVMVEEGDSMTQGCGRDSSLELDPSGLSSQFDSQDPDKALTLVRSVVTQRRQAVQDLRQQLSACQEAMSSLRQQHNQWEEEGEALRQRLQKLTGERDTLAGQTSDLQGEVESLSKERELLQKTREELQQQLEVLEQEAWRLRRTNMELQLQGDSVQGEKEEQQEELHLAVRERERLQETLAGLEAKQSESLSELIILREALESCHLEGELLRQEQTEVTAALARAEQSVAELSSSENSLKAEVADLRAATIKLSALNEALALDKVGLNQQLLQLEQENQSVCHRMEAAEQARNTLQLGLAEAERSRETLQEKNTHLEAQLQKAEERGAELQADLRAIQDEKEEIQEKLSEISSSQARHQQEAALAQLDQLRQETKRQEEVLAREVQEKEALVRERAALEVRLQAVERDRQDLAEQLLGLSSAKEQLESTLFEAQQQNSLVEVTKGQLEVQIQTVIRAKEVIQGEVRCLKLELDNERNRAEQERETAARRLAQAEQEGQTALQQQKSAHEEEVNRLQEKWEKERSWHQQELDKALESLEKEKMELETRLREQQAEAEAIRTQREEERAEAESALCQMQLETEKERVSLLETLLQTQKELADASQQLERLRQDMKVQKLKEQETTQILQTQLREARGELEQAAQQNRDDLVAVQEECGALLQAKMDLQKRVEDLKSQLVSRDDSQRLVEQEVQEKLREAQEYSRIQKELEREKASLIQSLMEKEQRLLVLQEADSIRQQELSSLRQDMQESQEGQKELSTQVELLKQEVKEKEADFLAQEAQLLEELEASQVTEQRLRASLRALEAKAAQVQLRLRSTENQLAALVAEQQPGHQAQAQLASLCSVLQQALGFACESRPELHGGGDSASLWGPEPDQNGTGILLKRGPLLTALSAEAVASALQKLHQDLWKTQQARDDLREQALKLEQRLTDTEAEKSQVCTELQDLQRQLSQNQEEKSKWEGKQNSLESELTELHGTVASLQSRLRQAELQGLEAQNERELLQAAKESLTAQVERLQASVAEARAQAGATRALEEDLRTARSALKLKSEEAETERERAQALQEQGELKVAQGKALQENLAILAQTLSEREGEVEALRGSIQELEKQQEMQKATLEALSLDLKKKSEEVDVQQEQIQELEKCRSLLEDLPLAMQEQEQRLVAQREQIQELEKDRETQRNILEHQLLELEKKAQMIESQKGEIQDLKKQLVTLECLALEREENHHKMECQQKAIEELEGQREMQRVALTHLTLDLEEKSQELQAQSSQIDKLESHSTLLARELQDKDQELKSQREQVEELQRQKERLAQDLERRDQDVVLQRERIRVLEDQRTLQTKILEEDLGQIKLSLRERGRELASQRPPMQERAEEGKGQSKAQRGSLEHLKLILRDKEREVECQQERIQELKEYKDQLEQQLQGLHRKAGETGLLLTQREQEIVVLQRHLQEAAEQGELKERSLQGHLEEAQRALAQREQELEALQHQQQQALGQEETRKEEASTLQRALEQAHTALKERQGELEDHKEHVRRLQEELAMEGRRVQALEEVVGDLRAESREQEEALLALQQQGAERAQEHEVEVGGLRASLLQAETALKERDLELEALRADGRASQLREETARDWAQALQEALSKAQAAVQEKEQRLLSQAELSRSLETSTATLQAALDSCQAQARQLEEALRRREGEIQDRDLRHQEAVQQLQRALAQRDEELSHQKRQGQLLEQSLARRAREDAIQGKPGPEQEREEEEMRGLRESLRELQLTLAQKEEEILGLREAQQRKNLEDSLHSHTAPPEPSTDFATLGPRLQQELERLQTALRLTEAREIEWREKAQDLALSLAQSKASVSSLQEAAMFLQASVLERDLEQQRLQDELELTRQALEKEQLLSPSSTSRAEQRPREEVSEVKAEPSLGLEERQLWGQRLEYLQQAVAQLEIDRSRLQHHNVQLRATLEQVERERRKLKRESMRVSRTGGLEVKEAAASSPTQQDGRGGQKGSSDDKQMAELQKEVAMLRGQLSLERKQRQDYIARSVQTSRELAGLHHSLSHSLLAVAQAPEATVLEAETRKLDESLTQSLTSPGPALLCPSPSTIQAISR; via the exons GTGTTGCAGTACCGGACCTGGTGCCAAGAGCTGGAGAAGCAGCTGGAAGCCACTGGG GGACCAACTCCTCAGAGATGGGAAAGCGTGGAGGAGCCAGACCTGGAACAGTTGCTGGTCCGTTTGGAGGAGGAACAACAGAG GTGTGAGAGTCTAGCAGAGGTGAACACCCAGCTTCGGCTGCACATGGAAAAAGCTGACATGGTGAATAAAGCACTTCGGGAAGATGTGGAAAACCTGACAGTGGACTGGAGCCGAGCCCGGGATGAGCTCAGGAGGAAGGAGAGCCAGTGGCAGAtggagcaggag TTCTTCAAGGGCTACCTGAAAGGGGAGCACGGTCGCCTTCTTGGTCTGTGGCGGGAGGTGGTGACCTTCCGACGCCACTTCCTGGAGATGAAGTCAGCTACTGACAG AGATCTGACGGAGCTCAAGGCTGAGCATGTGAAGCTTTCAGGGTCCCTGTTGACATGTTGTCTGCGCTTGACTGTGGGCACCCAGTCTCGAGAGTCAGATGGATCTGGGAGACGGGATGGGAGTGAGCCAACCCAGCTGCTGCTACTACTGACCAAGAcccaggagctggagaaggaagcgCATGAAAGGAGCCAGGAGCTAATACAGCTGAAGAGTCGGGGCGATCTGGAGAAGGCTGAGCTGCAGGATCA GGTGACGGAGCTCTCTGCTCTGCTGATCCAGGCTCGGAAGCAAAATGAAGAGTATGAGAAGATGTTAGGGGCCCTGAGAGAGACAGTGGAGATCCTG GAGACAAATCATGCAGAATTAATGGAACATGAGGCATCTCTCAGTAAGAATGCCCAAGAGGAGAAGCTGTCTTTACAGCAGGTGATCAGGGATATAACCCAG GTCATGGTGGAAGAAGGGGACAGTATGACCCAAGGCTGTGGTCGAGACAGCTCCTTAGAATTGGACCCTAGTGGCCTCTCATCCCAGTTTGATTCCCAGGACCCAGACAAGGCCCTTACTCTGGTGCGTTCAGTGGTGACTCAAAGACGCCAGGCTGTGCAG gacctAAGGCAGCAGCTTTCGGCCTGTCAGGAAGCTATGAGCTCTTTGCGGCAGCAGCATAatcagtgggaggaggagggtgaggccTTAAGACAGCGTCTGCAGAAGCTCACCGGGGAACGCGACACTCTGGCAGGGCAGACCTCGGACCTACAGGGAGAGGTGGAGTCTCTCAGCAA GGAGCGAGAGCTCCTGCAGAAGACGAGGGAGGAGCTGCAGCAGCAGTTGGAGGTGCTAGAGCAGGAGGCATGGCGGCTGCGAAGGACAAACATGGAGCTTCAGTTGCAGGGGGATTCTGTTCAGGGtgagaaggaggagcagcaggaggagctgcaCCTGGCTGTCCGTGAAAGGGAGCGCCT TCAGGAGACACTAGCAGGTCTGGAAGCCAAACAGTCAGAATCACTCAGTGAACTGATCATTCTTCGGGAAGCCCTGGAGTCTTGTCACCTGGAAGGGGAGCTGCTGAGGCAAGAGCAAACAGAAGTGACTGCGGCGCTGGCCAGG GCAGAACAGTCAGTTGCAGAGCTGTCGAGTTCTGAAAACAGCCTGAAGGCCGAGGTTGCTGATCTTCGGGCTGCAACCATCAAGCTCAGCGCCTTAAATGAGGCTTTGGCCTTGGATAAGGTTGGACTGAACCAGCAGCTTCTCCAG TTAGAACAAGAGAACCAGTCTGTGTGCCACAGAATGGAAGCAGCAGAGCAGGCAAGAAACACTTTGCAGTTGGGCCTGGCAGAGGCCGAGAGGAGCAGGGAAACCCTACAGGAAAAGAACACTCACCTGGAGGCACAGCTgcagaaggcagaggagaggggtgctgagctgcaggcagatctCAGGGCCATCCaagatgagaaggaagaaattcaaGAGAAACTAAGCGAG ATTTCTTCCTCTCAGGCACGTCATCAGCAGGAGGCAGCCTTAGCTCAGCTGGATCAGCTGCGTCAGGAGACAAAGCGACAGGAAGAAGTGCTTGCTCGAGAAGTCCAGGAGAAGGAGGCCCTAGTACGGGAGAGAGCAGCCCTAGAGGTGCGGCTGCAGGCCGTGGAGCGAGACCGGCAGGACCTCGCTGAACAACTACTGGGCCTCAG CTCAGCCAAGGAGCAACTGGAGAGCACTCTGTTTGAGGCCCAACAACAAAATTCTCTGGTAGAGGTCACGAAGGGCCAGCTGGAGGTCCAGATTCAAACTGTCATTCGAGCCAAGGAAGTAATTCAAG GGGAAGTGAGGTGCCTGAAGCTGGAACTGGACAATGAGCGGAACCGGGCAGAACAAGAGCGGGAGACAGCAGCCAGACGGCTGGCCCAGGCCGAGCAAGAGGGGCAGACTGCCCTGCAGCAGCAGAAGTCAGCCCACGAGGAGGAGGTGAACCGGCTCCAGGAGAAATGG GAGAAGGAGCGCTCTTGGCACCAGCAGGAACTGGATAAGGCCCTGGAGAGCctagagaaggagaaaatggagcTGGAAACGAGGCTaagggaacagcaggcagaagcCGAGGCCATCCggacacagagggaggaagaacGGGCGGAGGCAGAGAGTGCCCTCTGCCAG ATGCAGCTcgaaacagagaaggagagagtgtcCCTCCTGGAGACCCTGCTGCAGACCCAGAAGGAGCTGGCAGATGCCAGCCAACAACTAGAGCGGCTGAGGCAGGACATGAAGGTCCAGAAGTTAAAGGAGCAG GAGACCACTCAGATCCTGCAGACCCAGCTCCGGGAGGCTCGGGGGGAGCTGGAGCAGGCAGCCCAGCAGAACAGAGATGACCTTGTTGCTGTCCAAGAAGAGTGCGGGGCCCTGCTGCAGGCGAAGATGGACCTGCAGAAGCGG GTGGAAGACTTGAAGTCTCAGCTCGTTTCCAGAGATGACTCCCAGAGGCTGGTGGAGCAGGAGGTTCAGGAGAAGCTGAGGGAGGCCCAGGAGTATAGCCGAATTCAgaaggagctggagagagagaaagccag CCTGATTCAGTCGCTGATGGAAAAGGAGCAGAGACTCCTTGTCTTACAAGAAGCTGACTCTATTCGACAACAGGAGCTGAGCTCCCTGCGCCAGGACATGCAGGAGTCCcaggaagggcagaaagagctCAGCACCCAG GTGGAATTACTGAAGCAGGAGGTGAAGGAAAAGGAGGCTGACTTTCTGGCTCAGGAAGCACAACtgctggaggagctggaggcaTCTCAAGTAACAGAGCAGCGGCTGCGAGCTTCCTTGCGGGCCCTGGAAGCCAAGGCAGCCCAAGTCCAGCTGCGACTGCGCAGCACAGAGAACCAGTTGGCAGCTCTGGTGGCAGAGCAGCAGCCGGGgcaccaggcccaggcccagctggcCAGCCTCTGTTCTGTCCTGCAGCAGGCCTTGGGGTTTGCTTGTGAGAGCAGGCCTGAGCTGCATGGCGGGGGAGACTCTGCTTCCCTCTGGGGCCCCGAGCCAG aCCAGAATGGAACTGGGATCCTCCTTAAGAGAGGGCCCCTCCTGACAGCTCTGTCAGCTGAGGCAGTGGCATCTGCCCTCCAGAAACTTCACCAAGACCTATGGAAGACTCAGCAGGCCCGG GATGATCTGCGGGAGCAGGCCCTGAAGCTGGAACAGCGTCTCACTGATACAGAGGCCGAGAAGAGTCAGGTCTGCACAGAATTGCAGGATTTGCAGAGACAACTCTCCCAGAACCAGGAAG AGAAATCCAagtgggaaggaaaacagaactCCCTGGAATCTGAGCTGACTGAACTGCATGGAACTGTGGCATCATTACAGAGTCGTCTACGGCAAGCAGAGCTGCAGGGACTAGAGGCCCAG AATGAGCGAGAGCTACTGCAGGCAGCCAAGGAGAGCCTGACAGCCCAGGTGGAACGTTTGCAGGCATCTGTGGCAGAAGCCAGGGCTCAGGCCGGTGCCACCAGGGCTCTGGAGGAGGACTTGAGAACTGCTCGCTCAGCCCTGAAACTCAAGAGTGAGGAAGCAGAGACCGAGCGTGAGCGGGCCCAGGCTCTGCAGGAGCAGGGCGAGCTGAAGGTGGCCCAAGGGAAGGCTCTACAGGAGAATTTAGCTATCCTGGCTCAGACTCTATCCGAAagagaaggggaggtggaggctTTGCGGGGAAGTATTCAGGAACTGGAAAAACAACAGGAGATGCAAAAGGCTACTTTGGAAGCTCTGTCTCTGGACCTGAAGAAGAAGAGTGAAGAGGTAGATGTGCAACAAGAACAGATCCAGGAGCTGGAGAAGTGCAGGTCCCTTTTAGAAGATCTGCCTCTGGCCATGCAGGAACAAGAGCAGAGGCTGGTTGCACAGAGGGAGCAAATCCAAGAGCTCGAGAAGGATCGAGAGACCCAGAGGAACATCTTGGAGCATCAGCTTCTCGAACTTGAGAAGAAGGCCCAAATGATAGAGTCCCAGAAAGGAGAGATTCAGGACCTGAAGAAGCAGCTGGTTACTCTGGAATGCCTGGCTCTGGAACGAGAGGAAAACCATCACAAGATGGAGTGCCAACAGAAGGCAATCGAGGAgctggagggccagagggaaatgCAGAGAGTAGCTCTGACCCACCTCACACTGGACCTGGAAGAAAAGAGCCAGGAGCTGCAGGCCCAGAGCAGTCAGATCGACAAGCTGGAGAGCCATAGCACCCTTCTGGCGCGAGAGCTCCAGGACAAGGACCAGGAGCTGAAGTCCCAGCGAGAACAGGTCGAGGAGctgcagaggcagaaggagcGTCTGGCTCAGGACCTAGAGAGGAGGGACCAGGACGTGGTGCTCCAGAGGGAAAGGATTCGGGTCCTAGAAGACCAAAGGACGCTGCAGACCAAGATCCTGGAGGAGGACCTGGGACAGATCAAGCTGTCCTTGAGAGAGCGAGGCCGGGAGCTGGCTTCCCAGAGGCCACCGATGCAGGAGcgggcagaggaagggaagggccAGAGTAAAGCCCAGCGCGGGAGCCTGGAGCACCTGAAGCTGATCCTGCGTGACAAGGAGAGGGAGGTAGAATGCCAGCAGGAACGCATCCAGGAACTGAAGGAGTATAAGGATCAGCTGGagcagcagctccagggcctACACAGGAAGGCAGGGGAGACTGGCCTCCTCCTGACTCAGCGAGAGCAGGAGATAGTGGTCCTGCAGCGGCATCTGCAGGAAGCCGCAGAACAGGGGGAGCTGAAAGAGCGGTCACTTCAGGGTCACCTGGAAGAGGCCCAGAGAGCCCTGGCCCAGAGGGAACAGGAGCTCGAGGCCCTGCAGCACCAACAGCagcaggccctggggcaggaggagactAGGAAGGAAGAGgcaagcaccctacagagggctCTGGAGCAGGCCCACACGGCACTGAAAGAGCGCCAGGGAGAGCTTGAGGACCACAAGGAGCATGTGCGAAGGCTCCAGGAGGAGCTGGCCATGGAGGGACGGCGTGTGCAGgccctggaggaggtggtgggtgACCTAAGAGCTGAGTCTCGGGAGCAGGAGGAGGCTTTGCTGGCCCTCCAGCAACAGGGTGCTGAGCGGGCACAGGAGCATGAGGTGGAGGTCGGGGGCCTGCGGGCCAGCCTGCTACAGGCAGAGACTGCACTCAAGGAACGGGACCTGGAGCTGGAGGCCCTGCGAGCCGATGGCCGGGCCTCCCAGCTTCGGGAGGAGACAGCCCGGGACTGGGCCCAAGCTCTGCAGGAGGCCCTAAGCAAGGCCCAGGCTGCCGTGCAGGAGAAAGAGCAGCGGCTGCTGAGTCAAGCAGAGTTGAGCCGCAGCCTAGAGACCAGCACCGCCACTTTACAGGCTGCCCTGGACTCCTGCCAGGCACAAGCCAGGCAGCTAGAGGAGGCTCTGAGGAGGCGAGAGGGTGAGATCCAGGACCGGGACCTCCGGCACCAGGAGGCCGTGCAGCAGCTCCAGCGGGCACTTGCCCAGAGAGATGAAGAATTGAGCCATCAGAAGAGACAGGGGCAGCTGCTAGAGCAGTCTCTGGCCCGGAGGGCCCGAGAAGATGCCATCCAAGGGAAGCCAGGTccggagcaggagagagaagaggaagagatgaggGGCCTTCGAGAAAGCCTAAGGGAGTTGCAGCTGACTCTAGCCCAAAAGGAAGAGGAGATCCTGGGGCTGAGGGAGGCCCAGCAAAGGAAGAATCTGGAGGACTCACTGCACAGCCACACAGCGCCCCCAGAGCCCTCTACAGACTTTGCCACCTTAGGGCCCAGGCTGCAGCAGGAGCTGGAGCGACTGCAGACAGCGCTGAGGCTAACTGAGGCCAGGGAGATTGAGTGGAGGGAGAAGGCCCAGGACTTGGCGCTGTCCCTGGCCCAGAGCAAGGCTAGCGTCAGCAGTTTGCAGGAGGCAGCCATGTTCCTACAGGCCTCTGTTCTGGAGCGGGACTTGGAACAGCAGAGGCTGCAG GATGAGTTGGAGCTCACCAGACAGGCTCTGGAGAAGGAGCAGCTCCTGAGCCCTAGTTCAACCAGCAGAGCagaacagaggcccagagaagag GTGTCAGAAGTCAAGGCTGAGCCTAGTCTTGGGCTGGAGGAGAGGCAGCTATGGGGACAAAGGCTGGAGTACCTCCAGCAAGCAGTGGCACAGCTGGAGATTGACCGGAGCAGGCTGCAGCACCACAATGTCCAGCTGCGGGCCACCTTGGAGCAG GTGGAGCGAGAGCGCAGGAAGCTGAAGAGGGAGTCCATGCGCGTGTCACGGACAGGCGGCCTGGAGGTTAAGGAAGCTGCGGCTTCGTCCCCCACACAGCAG